In one window of Oncorhynchus kisutch isolate 150728-3 linkage group LG16, Okis_V2, whole genome shotgun sequence DNA:
- the LOC109906368 gene encoding cerebellin-1-like gives MHCLPLPCSSLPRPIMSVSPTLFLGLILFLQCGPPRARAQNDTEPIVLEGKCLVVCDSTPSSEPSGNALGMSVRSGTGRVAFSAVRNTNHEPSEMSNRTMTIYFDQILVNVGSHFDPARSIFVAPRTGVYSFCFNVVKVYNRQTIQVSLVLNGHPIISAFAGDQDVTREAATNAGLVTMERGDKAYLKLERGNLMGGWKYSTFSGFLVFPL, from the exons ATGCACTGCCTTCCTCTTCCTTGTTCATCTTTGCCACGCCCCATAATGTCCGTAAGCCCCACCTTGTTCCTTGGACTAATTCTGTTCCTCCAATGTGGTCCCCCGAGGGCCAGGGCTCAGAATGACACTGAGCCAATCGTGTTGGAGGGGAAGTGCCTGGTGGTTTGTGACTCCACCCCCTCATCGGAACCTTCGGGTAACGCTCTGGGGATGTCGGTGCGGTCGGGGACTGGTCGAGTGGCATTCTCCGCTGTCAGGAACACCAACCACGAACCCTCAGAGATGAGCAACCGTACTATGACCATATATTTTGACCAG atccTTGTGAATGTGGGCAGCCATTTTGATCCAGCACGGAGCATCTTCGTGGCGCCTAGAACAGGAGTCTATAGTTTCTGTTTCAACGTGGTCAAGGTCTATAACCGACAGACCATTCAG GTGAGTCTGGTTTTAAATGGACATCCGATCATCTCAGCCTTTGCCGGGGACCAAGACGTGACCAGGGAAGCAGCCACCAACGCTGGCTTGGTCACCATGGAGAGAGGAGATAAGGCTTATCTCAAACTGGAGAGAGGGAACCTGATGGGGGGATGGAAATACTCCACCTTCTCTGGGTTTCTGGTGTTTCCTTTGTAA